The following proteins are co-located in the Acidimicrobiia bacterium genome:
- a CDS encoding hotdog fold thioesterase, giving the protein MDTLSSELKQQLHEIFVNDPVAKKLEANLREWGSGQATVELIINKDHTNFLGSGHGGVLFTLGDIAFSYACNSYGRKSLAIHVSLDYHRGVHQGDTIVATVTEINRSRRLANHRIEIHHGTHLVASGSALAFRTDDWHLEKESWPQAWQENH; this is encoded by the coding sequence ATGGACACTCTTTCTTCCGAGTTGAAGCAGCAACTCCACGAGATTTTCGTAAACGATCCGGTAGCAAAAAAGCTTGAGGCAAACCTCCGAGAGTGGGGCTCAGGTCAAGCAACCGTCGAATTGATCATCAATAAGGACCACACCAACTTTCTTGGTAGCGGGCACGGTGGTGTCCTTTTTACCTTAGGCGACATAGCTTTTTCGTATGCCTGCAACAGTTACGGAAGAAAATCTCTCGCTATTCACGTCTCATTGGATTACCACCGTGGCGTCCACCAAGGGGACACCATCGTGGCCACAGTTACCGAAATCAACCGCAGTCGCCGGTTGGCTAATCACCGGATAGAGATCCACCACGGAACCCATCTTGTCGCTTCTGGCTCGGCCCTAGCTTTTCGCACCGATGACTGGCATTTAGAAAAAGAGTCTTGGCCACAAGCCTGGCAAGAAAACCACTAA
- a CDS encoding VOC family protein — MAAKLEHVNMTVSDPEATAQLLCQLFDWPVRWSGPAIDGGVSFHIGEKDNYVAVYSQGGDDTIGNSYSSPGGLNHLGVVVDDLDMVEARVKEAGFITHSHADYEPGRRFYFNDHDGIEIEVVSYS; from the coding sequence ATGGCAGCAAAACTTGAACATGTAAATATGACGGTGAGCGACCCCGAGGCGACGGCCCAGTTGCTTTGCCAGTTATTCGACTGGCCGGTGCGTTGGTCGGGCCCGGCGATAGACGGCGGGGTATCTTTTCATATAGGGGAAAAAGATAATTATGTGGCGGTTTACTCCCAAGGCGGCGATGACACCATTGGGAACAGTTATTCAAGCCCCGGGGGGCTCAACCACCTCGGAGTGGTGGTTGATGATCTCGACATGGTGGAGGCCCGGGTAAAAGAAGCAGGGTTCATTACCCACTCACACGCCGATTACGAGCCGGGCCGCCGGTTTTACTTCAACGACCACGACGGTATTGAAATCGAAGTAGTTTCGTATTCT
- a CDS encoding FAD-binding protein, producing MTNLSVAAASSDPLLQPLQMGYLVLKNRVFSSSHAPGYNTDGTPSERYVAYHEEKARGGIGLTMIGGSSNVAIDSASLWGQLDFSNAAIVEPLGRMVERVHAHGAAIMCQLTHMGRRNVSHDGDWLPTIGPSSVREPMHRGWPKEMEKADFRRVAKDFAAAALRAQMAGLDGVELCATSHLVDQFWTPLVNQRTDEYGGSLENRLRFTFEVLTAMREATGGGLLMGIRMIADEGLPGGLLPQESKEIAQRIAASGLVNFLNLASSSLATEAGLAKAIPPSGTPTAPYLGLVASIKDTVDVPVLHATRITDVATARHAVAEGFVDLVGMTRGHMADPHLVNKLAAGQEDRVRACVGASLCINRLHLGMDAVCIQNPATGRETFVSQLVTPSAGPRKKIVVVGAGPGGLEAARVCAERGHQVVLFEAQDRVGGQVVVAARASERQAELMGVIGWLAAEVDLLGVEVRLNTPAEIAEVQAENPEVVIAATGGWPGVGSIEYGEDLLCTSVDVLSGQVVPIGRVLIFDDHGSERGPSIAEFLVDRGVDDVELVTPDRLVAHDLSATLGPAYLTMLYGRGVKMATDLRLVGVRKEGQGLKASLRNEFTGQSEQREVDTVIVEHGSLPNDGLWRSLTGESNNDGVTDLAALAKGKAQPLGKEGFALFRIGDAVASRDIAAAIFEARRLCQNL from the coding sequence ATGACTAATCTTTCGGTAGCGGCCGCGTCTTCTGACCCTTTGTTACAGCCCCTACAAATGGGCTATTTGGTTTTGAAAAATCGGGTTTTTTCAAGTAGTCATGCACCGGGGTATAACACTGATGGCACGCCAAGCGAGCGTTACGTGGCTTACCACGAAGAAAAAGCACGAGGAGGTATTGGCTTAACCATGATTGGCGGGTCATCAAATGTGGCCATTGATTCGGCCTCCTTGTGGGGGCAACTGGATTTCAGTAACGCGGCCATCGTGGAACCTCTTGGCCGCATGGTTGAACGGGTGCATGCCCATGGGGCAGCTATCATGTGTCAACTCACCCACATGGGGCGCCGCAATGTTTCTCACGACGGGGATTGGCTGCCGACCATAGGGCCGTCGTCGGTTCGCGAGCCGATGCATCGTGGCTGGCCCAAAGAAATGGAGAAAGCTGATTTTCGCCGGGTGGCCAAAGATTTTGCGGCGGCGGCTCTTCGAGCGCAGATGGCGGGGCTTGACGGAGTAGAACTTTGCGCGACCAGCCACCTGGTTGACCAGTTTTGGACGCCTTTGGTAAACCAGCGCACCGACGAATACGGAGGTTCTTTAGAAAATCGTTTACGTTTTACTTTTGAGGTTTTAACGGCCATGCGTGAGGCTACGGGCGGCGGGTTACTTATGGGTATTCGCATGATTGCCGACGAAGGCCTTCCCGGCGGATTGTTACCCCAAGAGAGCAAAGAGATTGCCCAGCGGATAGCGGCCAGCGGTTTAGTGAATTTTCTTAATTTGGCGAGCTCTTCGTTGGCTACCGAGGCCGGGCTAGCAAAGGCCATCCCTCCGTCGGGTACCCCGACTGCGCCCTACCTGGGTTTGGTGGCGTCGATAAAAGATACGGTTGACGTACCGGTGTTGCATGCCACGCGTATTACCGATGTTGCGACGGCTCGCCACGCGGTCGCCGAAGGTTTTGTAGATTTGGTGGGGATGACCCGCGGGCATATGGCAGACCCGCATCTGGTGAACAAGTTGGCGGCCGGCCAAGAAGACCGGGTTCGGGCTTGTGTGGGGGCGTCACTGTGTATCAATCGACTTCATTTAGGAATGGATGCGGTGTGTATTCAGAACCCGGCTACTGGGCGAGAGACTTTTGTGTCGCAGTTGGTGACGCCTAGTGCAGGGCCGAGAAAAAAAATAGTGGTGGTGGGGGCAGGCCCGGGTGGTTTGGAAGCGGCACGAGTGTGTGCGGAGCGTGGCCACCAGGTGGTTTTGTTTGAGGCCCAAGATCGGGTGGGCGGTCAGGTGGTGGTGGCGGCTCGGGCTAGCGAGCGTCAGGCGGAGTTGATGGGGGTCATTGGTTGGTTGGCTGCTGAGGTTGACTTATTGGGGGTTGAGGTGCGCTTGAACACCCCAGCAGAGATTGCCGAGGTGCAAGCCGAAAACCCGGAGGTGGTGATTGCGGCAACTGGGGGTTGGCCGGGCGTGGGGAGCATTGAATATGGTGAGGATTTGCTGTGTACTTCAGTTGACGTGTTGTCGGGTCAGGTTGTACCGATAGGCCGGGTGCTGATTTTTGATGATCATGGTTCGGAGCGGGGCCCGTCAATTGCGGAGTTTCTTGTTGATCGGGGGGTAGATGACGTTGAGTTGGTGACTCCAGACCGCTTGGTGGCTCATGATTTGTCGGCTACTTTGGGCCCGGCGTATTTGACCATGCTTTATGGTCGGGGGGTAAAAATGGCCACCGATTTGCGTTTGGTTGGAGTGCGCAAGGAGGGCCAGGGGCTAAAGGCCAGTTTGCGTAACGAGTTCACTGGCCAAAGTGAGCAGCGAGAAGTTGACACGGTGATTGTGGAACACGGTTCGCTACCTAACGATGGTTTGTGGCGATCATTGACGGGGGAGTCAAACAACGATGGCGTGACCGACTTAGCGGCTTTGGCCAAGGGGAAAGCGCAGCCTCTGGGTAAGGAAGGGTTTGCTTTGTTCCGTATTGGAGATGCTGTAGCGAGCCGAGATATTGCGGCGGCAATTTTTGAGGCCCGCCGGCTTTGTCAAAACCTATAA
- a CDS encoding DUF2237 domain-containing protein, giving the protein MAKNVLGTDLFDCSLDPLTGYYRNGCCDTGPGDMGVHTVCAVMTKEFLTFSKEAGNDLSTPHPEHGFAGLQPGDQWCLCAPRWQEAFEAGKAPHVRLEATHILTLEWASLNDLKEHAATDNQENL; this is encoded by the coding sequence ATGGCCAAAAACGTTTTAGGCACCGACCTTTTTGATTGCAGCCTTGACCCGCTCACCGGTTACTACCGCAACGGTTGTTGCGACACCGGGCCCGGCGACATGGGAGTACACACCGTTTGTGCCGTCATGACCAAAGAGTTCCTTACTTTTTCTAAAGAAGCCGGAAACGACCTCTCTACACCCCACCCAGAACACGGGTTTGCCGGATTGCAACCAGGAGACCAGTGGTGCCTTTGCGCCCCCCGCTGGCAAGAAGCATTCGAAGCCGGAAAAGCCCCCCACGTGCGTCTTGAAGCCACCCACATCTTGACCCTCGAATGGGCCAGCCTCAACGACCTCAAAGAACACGCAGCAACCGATAATCAAGAGAATCTCTGA